In Eulemur rufifrons isolate Redbay chromosome 3, OSU_ERuf_1, whole genome shotgun sequence, a single window of DNA contains:
- the MOS gene encoding proto-oncogene serine/threonine-protein kinase mos translates to MPSPLALRPYLPGELSPSLDSRPCSSPAELPGKVGKLFLGATPPRAPRLPRRLAWCSIDWEQVCLLQKLGAGGFGSVYKATYHGVPVALKQVNKCTKNRLASQRSFWAELNVARLRHDNIVQVVAASTRTPAGSNSLGTIIMEFGGNVTLHQVIYGAPGYAEAGEPHCSAGGHLSLGKCVKYSLDVVNGLLFLHSQSIVHLDLKPANILISEQDVCKISDFGCSQKLEDLLCFQTHPYHPGGTYTHRAPELLKGETITPKADIYSFAITLWQMTTGELPYSGEQQQVLYAVVAYNLRPSLSAPVFSNSLPGQRLEDIIQCCWRACASQRPSAELLLVDLNSLKAEFD, encoded by the coding sequence ATGCCCTCGCCTCTCGCCCTGCGGCCCTACCTCCCGGGAGAGTTGTCCCCGTCCCTGGACTCGCGGCCCTGCAGCAGCCCTGCCGAGCTCCCCGGGAAGGTGGGGAAGCTCTTCCTGGGGGCCACTCCTCCCCGGGCCCCGCGGCTGCCTCGCCGGCTGGCCTGGTGCTCTATAGACTGGGAGCAGGTGTGCTTGCTGCAGAAGTTGGGAGCTGGAGGGTTTGGCTCGGTGTACAAGGCGACCTACCACGGTGTCCCTGTGGCCTTGAAGCAAGTGAACAAGTGCACCAAGAACCGCCTAGCATCCCAGCGGAGTTTCTGGGCTGAGCTCAACGTAGCAAGGCTGCGCCACGACAACATAGTGCAGGTTGTGGCCGCCAGCACGCGCACGCCGGCGGGCTCCAACAGTCTGGGTACCATAATCATGGAGTTTGGTGGCAATGTCACTTTACACCAAGTCATCTATGGTGCTCCAGGCTACGCTGAGGCGGGGGAGCCTCACTGCTCTGCTGGAGGACACTTAAGTCTGGGGAAGTGTGTGAAGTATTCCCTGGATGTTGTGAACGGCCTGCTCTTCCTTCACTCACAGAGCATCGTGCACTTGGACCTGAAGCCGGCAAACATTTTGATCAGTGAGCAAGATGTCTGTAAAATTAGTGACTTTGGTTGCTCCCAGAAGCTGGAAGATCTGCTGTGCTTCCAGACTCATCCTTACCACCCAGGAGGCACATACACCCACCGAGCCCCGGAGCTCCTGAAAGGAGAGACCATAACACCCAAGGCGGACATCTATTCCTTTGCCATCACCCTCTGGCAAATGACTACCGGGGAGCTGCCTTACTCGGGGGAGCAGCAGCAAGTGCTCTACGCTGTGGTGGCCTACAACCTTCGCCCGTCTCTCTCGGCGCCTGTCTTCAGCAACTCCCTGCCTGGGCAGCGACTCGAGGACATCATTCAGTGCTGCTGGAGGGCCTGCGCTTCTCAGAGGCCAAGTGCTGAGCTGCTCTTGGTGGATCTTAACTCTTTAAAAGCTGAATTTGACTGA